TTCCTTCTGTAGGCAAACGATCTGCTCTTACAGACCTACCAGGGACTGAGGCAGTGGGTGCTGGTCCAGCCAGGTTTCCAGAGTGCTGCACTGATGGATGCACCATCCAAGTTCTTCTTTGGCCTAGAGAGGATGAAGCAGGtttactgctgctctgcaaTCCACTACAGGACAGGAACTCAGAGACTCTGGTGAGATACAAGGATGAGCAGTGTGTTTTTACTCAGAGCTTTACAGCAGAGACtatggagaagaagaaacactgttTAGATGCCTCTGTGAAGGGTTGCCAAAAGTCCAAGAAGATGTGAACACTGAGTTGGAGGTGATTCTggaaggagaggatgaaggtATTTTATCAGTTTTTAATGAGAGTAAAagacatgttgctgctgctaaGTTGTAAGAGATCTACAGGAGATCAAAAACTGGCgtcctgtgtctctgctgtttaaACTATAAAATCCTGTTCAAAGCTCTGGTCAATAGACTGAATAGAATAgactgtgatctgtgtgtgtgtgtgtgtgtgtgtgtgtgtgtgtgtgtgtgtgtgtgtgtgtgtgtgtaagctcCATCAATTCAAGTGCCACGTTTAGAACAATTGGAGAGTTTTTTCATGGTCTAATGAACAATTTGAGCACCTGACTTTAATTAAGTCGTTACTAAACAGTAAATCCCCAAAGACCCAAAGGGAGAGATTTCCACAGAGAAAACGCTGAAAACATGGTGTGATTAAAAAACCTGCAGAGATAGACGACACATTTGTAAGGTGGACAGAAAAACACGAACATCCGTTTTCATCATCTCACATGAAACTACTGAAGAGACCTGGAGGAAATGAACCAGACTCAGCAGGTCTGGAAACAGTGGATCAAAGGCTGTAAATACAGAGAATTGTATTTATTGTCATTTCCATCTGTATCAAGAAGGCTTTGTTCAGTCTAACTGTGACTGAAGGGTTAGAGGTAAAGAAACAAATTTGATGTTTCATCTATGaatgccaacattttattctaACCCTCCAGAAAAGCCTTTTaacaatgttttattttcaacacgtctcatttatctgttttaGTTTTCTTGTTGTTCTATATTtatagattttatttttgtgtcattttaattgtctaattttacttgttttaatCCACATTCGACCATGTGACGCACTGTGTACCTTTGTTTCGAAAACTGTACATAActaaagattattattattattattattattattgttgttgttgttgttgttgttgttgttgttgttgttgttgttgtcgaaCAGCTTTcgcgatcagctgtttctgtctgatcGGAACTCTCGTTCTTCACTCAtctgttcctgtctgtcagatTCAACATGGCGGCCTCTGTAGCTTCACGTGAGCTCTTCACGGAGGGAGTCAGAGCTGTTTTGCACACCTGGCCTGTCCTACAGGTAAATCTGATGGCTTAAAGTACACCTGACGGACAGGTAACAGCAGGGAGACGACACACTGACTGGCTCACACCGGCGCATGGTAgcaggctaaagctaacaggctaaagataacaagctaacgctaacaggctaaagctaacaggctgcAGGTAGCGTGAAGCCCAGCTCAGGAGAAGCTCCGGTCAGCTGCTCTTTGACGGTGAGGTGAGGAAGATGCAAAGTAACGAGTCTTCTTCACTCAAGTCTTTTCTCGTAgaaaagttcagttttattaTTTGAAATGATCTGATTCATATCaaatgtggttttgttgtttgttcccTTCACGGAGCTTCTCTCAGACGTAAACATGAAGCGAACAGCAGTCACGTGATGCTGATTGAtcgtttgattgattgatggtgGTCGGACAGCAGTTGTTATGAAAACTGACCCAGGATCAGTGACTCCTCTGACCAGATTAGGGTTCGTgctctgcagccctgcagtgaCATCCAGTCTGACCGCTGAAGAAGAGTTGCTCCTCTGCCTCAGGGTCATCGTCACAGTCCAGTTTCTCTCCCAAAGATCGAATGCAGCCGTCACTGTTCTATGGCAGCATGAGCCGGCTGAACAATGAACCCTCTTTTGAAGTCACTgacctcttttcctcttcatcttgaTATAAAACCAAACACGATGGTTTAAAGTTTTGTTGAATCATTCAGTGGAAACGTCTGCgtttgatgtgtttgtccactcatttattcatttattcaggtttttcctGGAATTGGTCACCTGTATCTCTGCGTGTAGGTATAcacgtgtgtgtatttctgtatgtCTATATATACTACACATGGAGTGGAAGCACACTGTTTCTGTGGAGCTGCCGTCACGGTcagtttgttgttgtctctcatgtgactgcagcactttgaaaatgatgaaCACAGTTTTTAGGTTTCATTGttgcagaggtcaaaggtcacagactCTGTCTTTTTCAGATTGCGGTGGATAACGGGTTTGGAGGCACATATGCACAGCAGAAAGCTGATTGGATGGTGGATGTGGTCCAGCAGTATTTCCATGACAACGGTAGGTAACCATGGTAACCTGTCAGGTGACAGCAACAGGTGTAGTATGACTCCACAGGACTGACTGACGTGTAGGAACTGAAGTTATTGTAAATAcaaactgcatgaaaacatgtcatATATGGTATCTGTGATGTACTGCAGTAGATCCCACACGAGTGTACGTGTAATGCACTGCAGTAGATCCTACGAGTGTCTATGCTGATgatcagctcattgtttatcattttcagaataaaagctgttaaaagcctcaggtcacttcctgctgagcagcaaacagcagacagactcagtgagagaccagctggtggacatttagcatttagcagctaaagagcagatttttccctcaggagctggaggagaccagaaccagagctgaaagagagagagagcatcagGCGACAAACACGACTCCACATCGATCATCATGTCATTCTGTAGCTGCTGGATGAGAAATAAActgtctgacaaaacaagttCAACATTTTCAGTTAAAGGTGAAGACGAGTTCATGAGTGTTCACAACTGTCGACGCTGAATCTGACAAAACCTTTAACCTGGTGATAATCTGCAGTGTGAGTCTGACAGATGCTGTGTTATATGACAGaaatgtacgtgtgtgtgtgtgtctcatcagctgacctgcagcagTGGGAGATTGAGGACTTCATTGCTCAACTGATGGATCAGGAGTTTGACACAGTGGTGGATGATGGGAGTTTAcctcaggtacacacacactcagaaacacacacaaacacacagtgaagtttttttaatttcagttgtATTTTGAAAGATTTTAGTCCATAAAAGATGTCAGCATGAAGTGTGAGGAACGTGAACGTCTCCTCAGTCCGGACGATTAAACGTCATTACTTTaacagaagaagcagaaatattACAGaacacatgtgaacacagcTGACACGTGAACATACAGGTGGAGCATTTATGTTCCTCACACTTCACGTTCCTCACACTTCACGTTCACGTTCCTCACACTTCACGCTCCTCACACTTCACGCTCCTCACACTTCAAGCTCCTCACACTTCATGCTCCTCACACGTCATGTTCACGCTCCTCACACTTCACGTTCACGTTCCTCACACTTCACGCTCCTCACACTTCACGTTCCTCACACTTCACGTTCCTCACACTTCACGTTCACGTTCCTCACACTTCACGCTCCTCACACTTCACGTTCCTCACACTTCACGCTCCTCACACTTCACGTTCCTCACACTTCACGCTCCTCACACTTCATGTTCCTCACACTTCATGTTCCTCACACTTCACGCTCCTCACACTTCACGTTCCTCACACTTCACGCTCCTCACACTTCATGTTCCTCACACTTCATGTTCCTCACACTTCACGTTCCTCACACTTCACGTTCCTCACACTTCACGCTCCTCACACTTCACGTTCGTCACACGTCATGTTCCTCACACTTCACGCTCCTCACACTTCACGTTCCTCACGCTCCTCACGCTCCTCACACTTCACGTTCCTCACACGTCACGTTCCTCACACTTCACGCTCCTCACACTTCACGTTCCTCATACTTCAAGCTCCTCACACTTCATGTTCCTCACACTTCACGTTCACGTTCCTCACACTTCACGTTCCTCACACTTCACGTCCCTCACACGTCATGTTCCTCACACTTTACGTTCCTCACACTTCAAGCTCCTCACACTTCACGTTCCTCACACTTCACGTTCACGTTCCTCACACTTCACGCTCCTCACACTTCAAGCTCCTCACACTTCACGTTCCTCACACTTCACGTTCACGTTCCTCACACTTCACGTTCCTCACACTTCACGTTCCTCATACTTCACGCTCCTCACACTTCAAGCTCCTCACACGTCATGTTCCTCACACTTCAAGCTCCTCACACTTCACGTTCCTCACACTTCACGTTCCTCACACGTCATGTTCCTCACACTTCAAGCTCCTCACACTTCACGTTCCTCACACTTCACGTTCCTCACACGTCATGTTCCTCACACTTCAAGCTCCTCACACGTCATGTTCCTCACACTTCAAGCTCCTCACACTTCACGTTCCTCACACTTCACGTTCCTCACACGTCATGTTCCTCACACTTCAAGCTCCTCACACTTCACGTTCCTCACGCTCCTCACACTTCACGTTCCTCACACTTCACGTTCGTCACACGTCATGTTCCTCACACTTCAAGCTCCTCACACTTCACGTTCCTCACACTTCAAGCTCCTCACACTTCACATTCTTCACACTTCACGCTCCTCACACTTCACGCTGGTGTGGAGGATCTGGTGGTTCACCAAGCCAAACGCTGTTGATCAGGCCAGTAGAATGACGACGGAGGACAGGGAAGGTGttcatgtggtgtgtgtggcttcttttttttcactgccACCCCATAATGTCACACTCTGTGTATCTGCAGGTatctgtcagtctgctgcaggtgttcagtcagtggcagcagggggcgctgcagcagctgaaacacaccaTCAACATTTTGACACAGAAGACTCAGAGGGCAAAGGTCACGtctgcagtcacacagtctGATGACGACAGTGATGGTGAAACACAGGTACGTCTcacctgtctcacacacacacaactgtgattggtcagttcacacacaggtgaaaaacaaggttgtaaaaaaacattttgatatcTGTTTTTGCTCATTGTGTCCATAACAGTGAAAACCAATGCAATGAGAGACATACTACTACATCTTTTAAACGACCTACACACCGACactaaatacataaataatgtCCTCTGCATGTGGAACCATTCACAGTGAGGGATTTTACAGAGCTTCCAGCTGGTGTCGGTCCAcctgtcctggaagatttcaacgACCCGGACAAACGGGAGATATTATCTGGCTATCAACCATATTTTCACAAGTTTCTTAAgttttttcagtattgattGAGACCAGTGGAGCTGACAGCCATGAAACAGACTACAATATTTTATCGCTCTCACCAAAGctaccagactccattcactaaaacagtaatttaacatcataaaacacacttcattcaaactgaaagcaacaaaatcaaactcaccaaaaccttcttggttcatctttcactgCTCCAGCAATCACttaactctggtttggttgaaaccagagatgttcacaagtctttttttgcaagtccaagtcaagtctcaagtctctaaaaaataaatctctcatgtctcttcttgttttaatgagccttctatcatctgctgctactcggtctactaagaatactgcacagctaaatctaagaaattcaaagcatctactgtattattatccctcctttatctattagcataaagtatcagtgctgattagttgtttgttatattATCTCTTTAAACAGGGTTCTGCAATGTAATATGAAGagaacacacaatgaatgatttcctttaaaggagactgtattcctccaacatgaacatacaggTACATTATATCTGCCCCCTGTTGTGCAtaagaagaacaaaaatatagaaaatgttccacctcacccagtcaaaaGCATTGTAGGCATTGAAGGAACGTAGATAAATAACGTTACTCAATAAACGTCACGTTAACGTtgctccatgcaaataagtgtgacaagcaaactaacattcactcatctgttcaaatattcagttacaaagctggtagcaCGCTAagttaaacacagctgatgctgagctaaacgTGTTTGCTAACCGTCCATATGCGCTAATGTGACTTATCCGGGTGAGTTTTTAGGTGCCTGATtaaaatttgatgtggttgatcAGCGTCCTTAATCTTGGTATCGCAGACTCTGCAGTCAGTGCTTCTCTTCTTGGTGCCGTCTTGTTAGAAGTTTTCGTAACCAAACGTAGttacaaagggtacagcagcagctgcgggTGTGTCGGTCATCTGAGGTACTAATGCGTAGGTCCGCGGGCCGCGCACCCAATGCGTAAtatggttaccatggttaccatgtcaaaaaggagggaagaaCATTAAGCTCGTCAGACGTTTCAGAGTTTCCCCAATGTTAATAtgccaaaagagaaaagaaaagaaaggaaaaagggaaaCATAATGATTGTTCACGAGTCCCAAAAGATGCGTCCGAGTCGAGTCTGAAGTCTTTTGAGCACGAGTGcaagtcaagtctgaagtctctctgtgtgcgacTTAAGTGCGACTTGAGTCCAAGTCGCAAACTCGAGTCCCCATCTCTGGTTGAAAGAAACTTAATTCAGGCAAtcaggacaggagagagagagagagagagagagagagagagagagagagagagagagagagagagagagggccacatcagagaaaacataaaaagataTTTGCACATCTGACTCTGGAGTTATTGTCCTTGGACATCGTGAGAGGAGAGAATTAAGCatgtggagaaaaaaagtgaTTACTGTACAACAGAGGTTTTTTTCTGGAACTCCTGACCATCATGCTGTTGAAGTGCTGACAcatctttgtctgtttgcagtgttacTGTCGCTGAGCTCATCAGATCAGCAGTCACATGATTCACCACCCTTGTTGTTTATttaatgcagtgtttcccaaccttttttgagccacggcacatattttacattggaaaaatcacaaggcacgATCtgatcgttcacttcaaagagccggctctaagaccgacacatcactaattcctccACTTGTTCCACTGTTAGAAAAAATAGCGGCGCAACTTGGTGGCGTTATCCTGCTAATTTCTCTgcgtgagaaatacaaggtgtgGCATGCGAGCATGTGAACGGGTTGAAATGCGTGTCTCACGCCCAATGGATGAGACTTGAGAGCTTTGCACACAGGAAAATTTCACCTGAGTGGTGCTCTAAGCCTTAGAGCACCACtcaggtgaaattggataatcttccacggcacacctgatgatttctcacggCACACTTGTGTGCCGCGGCTggtggttgggaaacactgatttaatgATTATAAATACTGTAGTAATCAATGTTTTTCTGCACTCAGGCGATGGACTGTGAATCGTCCAGTCCATCAGTCCGCAGGACAGATccccctccgcctcctcctAAGGATGAAGAGGACGGGTGGACGGTGGTCCGTAAGAagaagtgaagaggaggatgaagagcagcatGAACTGTCGAACACTTGatgctgctgacctttgaccttcaggaTGGGGCTATGTGTGAGcctgaaactgtgtttttagCAGCAGTGTCCCgcagcagctgtgatgtttCTGTCCTCATGGTGGACCTGAAGGGGGGACGTTTTTATATTAAatctgctgaagctgctgtcacgTGTCCTTTCTGATGTCATCATACTGTACTATGACATCACTGTTTACTACAACACGGCACACTGTGACATGTGTGAATGCCATTTATGAAgatatatatgtgtatacatatatatatatatatatatatatatatatgtgtgtgtgtgtgtgtgtctgtgtgtgtcttactaccctttgccttcaaaccaGCATCAGTTCTTATATGTACACAGGTGTATGATCAACAAATTATACCAAACACGTGCTAATGATCATCAATTTCACATGTAGGTGgaaacacagtcattaactgaaacagaaacagctgtgtaggAGGCTTAAAACTGGGTGAGGAACAGTCAAACTCTGCTACCAAGGTGAGGTTATGAGAAGAGTTTCATGTCACAAGTCAAACATCATGgcaagactgagcacagcaacaagacacaaggtAGTTATACTGCATCAACAAGGTCTCTCCCtaacaaagatttcaaagcagactggggTTCCAAGACGTgctgttcaagctcttttgaGGAAGCACAAAGAAACGGGCAACATGGATCGTAGACGCAGTGGTCGACCAAGAAacgaaaaatgaaaaacacatcaagcttaTTCCCCTTTGAAATCAGAAgatgtcagaatcagaatcagaatcagaatcagaaaaagctttattgccatgtacgcttttacacatactaggaattttttctggtgaaattggtgcatgacacatctatcaaagtaagagcataagaatataacaatttaaatatatatacacaagtctgtttttgttgttgctaattaccggaaacacagttctgtttttcagaaagaagtccaagttgagcgttaatgtaacgcatagagttatatttatatcagtcgTGCCATCAGCTTAGAACTGGCAGAAACCAGTGGGACCGAGGTACACCCATCTACTGTCCAGAGAAGTCTGGCCAGAAGTAGTCTTCATGGAAGAGTTGCAGCCAAAAAACCACACCTCCGACATGGAAACACATTGGCCCcaaatttattctgcagcaggcCCCAAACATACAGCCAACGTCATTAAGAACTATCTTCAGTATAAAGAAGAACGAGAAGTCCTGGAAGTGATGGTATGGCCCCCACAGAGCCCTGATCTCAACGTCATGGAGTCTGTCTGGGAttacatgaagagacagaaggttTGAGGAAgcctacatccacagaagatctgCGGTGAGTTGTCCAAGATGTCTGGGACAACCTACCAGCCCTGCAAACTGAGTGCAAGTGTACCTGGAAGAATTGGTGCTGAtcacaccaaatattgatttgattcaggtttctcttctgttcattcactgcattttgttcaTGAAAGAACCAatttttcacacctgcctaaaaCTGCCTGATTTATCACACTAACATATTATGACACCACAGTGCATGTCTACAGTCTGTCATACATCATGACACATCACGCTTTAGTGTCATCACAGTGTCTTTGACATGTCCCTCTGTCTCATACTGAACTATTACATCAAACTTTACTACTACAAATCACACTATACTATGACATCATACTATGACATACTGTGCTATGACATCACACTatatttcactgtcattttattGTGACATCACACGACACTGACAGGTCACAGTATTTTGTTATACTACATTGATTGTTCACTTTATGGGATACTTTGACACACATTACACTATACTATGATACActgacaaattgaaatttttgATAAATACTGCACTATTAGTCATAAATCACATATGACGACATGCTATACTATGACTTCAGACTCTACCATCACACCATTACATCATTATCCTACTATGACTAATCACCTTAAAGTATATTTATGTCAACATTATACATGACAATAATTCATCATCTCACGCTGTTCTATGACATGTAATACACTATGACATACACTAACACATATCAGTTCATCATACTACACTGACACGACCTATACTACATCCTACATTATACTTTGccagtacacacagtatactATGACTTTTCATATTGTACTGGGACACACGAAGCTTTGACATCCTAAACCACAGCTTCTAAATTTTtcctgaaggtcagaggtcaggaatGATCAGTGACAAAATAATATTCAATCAGTGAGTTATTGTCACATCCTTTGTGAGGTCATCCAGACATTTATGCCACTAAGACACTTTTGGGCtttagttaactgattggtttcgCTGATAAATATATctgggtatcatctgcacaACAATGAGAATTTATGAGTGTTTCCTTATAATGTTCCTTAAAGGAAGTATAAAAAAGGGTGAATAGAACTGGTCCGAGCACAGAGCCCTGCAGAACTCCATGACTGTGCAGTCATCATTAACatgaacaaactgaaatcattcTGATAAGTAGGGTTTAAACCAGTTTAGCACAGTTCCCTTAACACCAATGAAGGGTCCCAGTCTCTGTAACAGGATATGAAGGTCAACggtgtcaaatgcagcattGAGATCTAACAGGACCAGTACAGAGGCGAGTCCTTGACCaatgctgtctctgtgctctgactgcaaatcctcaaataaactattgttacataaaagtcacacagctgattggTGACGGCTTATTATATCGTCTATGAGTTCAACAGGCTGACCAACCAACCAACCGAACAGtaaaacaacatcaaaacttACAGCCTTCCAGTCTGAAGTGGGGTCACGGTCAACTGCCACAGATGCGTCCTGAAGGTCTCATCGAAGCGGTCGAGGGGTTGTTGTGGGGAGTTTCATCACATTTccaacaaaaaaacccaaacagtTAATTTACTGGGAGCTGACATCCTCAGATGGTGGGACGAGGTGAATACTTTGGTGACAGTTGTTGAAGCCAGCAAGAGAGAAATTGGCATGTTTTGCTCATACCTTCAACATCTTTGTGTTCCCCGAAGAAGTAACAACGTAGACTGCAAAGTAGATTCACAAGGTATTCAGTGGATGGGACAGCCTCCAGGTGGAGGACAGCACCTGTCTGGAGGCGGTGCCTCATGTCAAACGGGAAGGCAGCTCTGACAGGCCTTCAGGAACATTCTGAGAGGTGgagcaaacaaaaaagacaaaggatGGTGTTTTATCATGCTGGAGGTCTCTGGACAGACCAGGGACACGTTTCTGTCCGTGACACTGAAGTACTCCGACGGCCTCACTGTCTGCAGGGACGTGACTGCTGATTGGTTAAGGCAAAATGACATCATATCAGAATCCAGGGACATCTTCTGATGGAAAAGCCCAAAGCAGCTTATTGATTGTGATCAGGTAACAGAACAGCTGCCAATGAATTAGAGCTCCACACaagtctgacaggaaacagctgatacagacatggaggaggaggatacaCATTATATCATCATTAATGGTGACGCAGACTCTCCTGCTCAGGTAGCTGGATTGATTCCCGTTCtgcagcagaggtcaaaggtcacaggaaAAGTCTCAGACgagctttcattcatctttatttcacagagaaactttccacaCAGACGAAACAcgtagaaaagaaaaaaaacaatgtcactggtgatgtcactgtgacgggcaggagggggaggggtcAGGGGTCAATTCAAGGCACTATTTATTATATGAACATAGAAACAggtgagaggtcagaggtcagctgaggATGACTCACTTTCACTTTGAGCTACAGAGATCAATACTGTAATCAATACGATCAAtactgtcagtgtcagtcagtgagAGGGTCGGCTACAGTGTGCTCATCTAAACCAAaactcctcctcatcatcatcatcatcatcatcatcatcatcatcatcagggaGGTTCAGGAGTCTTAGAAGTCtctgatcaataatcaataaggacagcaggaagtgaagttaaacacaaatgaaaaaacaaattcactgaaaagtttaaagagaaaaagtgtcagaaaatgtttttaacaggaCGGAAATGAAACCTCGACTGTTTAAGAAAACCACAGCAACATGTGACATGacggaggtcaaaggtcagcggGAGGAGGCTGAAAGCAAACGTCTGGAGGTCACCTGTACAGGTGAGTGAACATGGACGATGAATGTTTAGTACTCTGGATAAACGTCATCAAATGTTCATTATTGATGCTGTGAAATATTGATGTGAGGAGTTTGGAGCTGAGagcaacaggaagtcaggaggTGTCAAACATATCAATCAGTAGATACAGATATCTATTGATCGATCATCTGGGTCCAGGGCTCGCTCCTGTCAAGTCT
This region of Chaetodon auriga isolate fChaAug3 chromosome 10, fChaAug3.hap1, whole genome shotgun sequence genomic DNA includes:
- the tsr2 gene encoding pre-rRNA-processing protein TSR2 homolog, coding for MAASVASRELFTEGVRAVLHTWPVLQIAVDNGFGGTYAQQKADWMVDVVQQYFHDNADLQQWEIEDFIAQLMDQEFDTVVDDGSLPQVSVSLLQVFSQWQQGALQQLKHTINILTQKTQRAKVTSAVTQSDDDSDGETQAMDCESSSPSVRRTDPPPPPPKDEEDGWTVVRKKK